The Misgurnus anguillicaudatus chromosome 23, ASM2758022v2, whole genome shotgun sequence sequence atgaaacaaaacatcaacatctaaacctaggaagttaattgagttttctacagcaatatatttactgaacattcagaaataatgttttctaaaataataaaatgcaatgtttctatatcatttacataacaatcaaacaagtcaatataataaacagctgttgttttaaacattgtgtgaacattaaaacatgacattgtcataacgtttaaaaatggtaaaatgtaacattactctaacgttcagacaacagaaacgttcctagaacttaaaaaaactggCCGCTTTTGGCGTTGGCGgagtgtttttgggaacattcgggaactttcagggaacgttcttggaactttttatttctagctgggataACCCCTGCTGCACTCTTTTACTTTTGCcactctatcgccatctctgtttgaaacctaaaattacaacttgtttgCAAAGTTATTTTCTAAACATGGATGATAAATTTCAAACTTCTAAACTGCTgtgagaacaagatacaagtgctCAACTATTTTAGCATTCACACACGTTATTTAGTAGAAAGATATTATTTTTCCACCAATTTTGTTACATTAAATcaacagtttgtgtttgttttagatccatttgaagtcaccattatcgCGATTActgtttcctttagttaggcatttgTCCCTTGACTCTTACTGAACTGATTCTTCTCTTTCAGTGATTGCAACAGTGTATTATTAAGACTGTTTGCTAACTGGTGGAGGAAAAGTTTTTTTGTACATTATTCAATGAAAATCTGGCATGAAAATTTGTACATTATTCAATGAAAAtctggcatgaaaatctgattatTTTTCCTGTTAAGTGTTATAATTTGGATCCAAGTACTTCTCTCAATCTAGAAAATacgaaaaagatcaacccagtaagttagtttttgtaaaccattcttttTGCTTcgcaaattgattcagtttttcgaagcattCCAAACACCATACATGCTggtgacacctgctggtcaaaatagtgtgaAAGCAGCAAgatctgtccaaacattttacactttttacaaaataataccaagattgttctaaaaatatgtcttaaagaaaaataaattatttaatttacgtAAGACTTTACTTAAGAATTTAGTTTTATCTATGGCAAACAAACCATTAAAACAAACTccctttttaattatgcacacttttgtcattaaatctgtctataaacaaaaagtagacaaatggtagtgttattagtcagaaggatgaatgtttatgaacttttataataaaacggacccgagttcacctacaCTGTTCATtagtgatcaactccccctagtggtgaattgtcggattttcaaaacgtttcgaaacagttatgacgtaatgaagcctagtttgctaaaatcacgtgactgaCCAGTTTGAAGCAAGCTCCGAACCAATGATTCGAatcaaaagattcgtaaatgtttcaaaGCCTCGTGAAGCGTGCTTCGAAAATCGCCCATCACTACTGTGCtgtagttggatagtgcagtttaacggggcggtattattataataagatgtCCTTATGAAATCATAAGGagaaccaaatttcaattatttaaattttcatgtatttgcagagaatggtttaccaaatctgttactgggttgatctttttaacattttctaagttgatagaagcactgggaacccaattatagcactaaaacaAGATCAAGATTAAGCTTCCAGGCAAAAGAATTCCAGAGTTTTAGGAATTTGAAAGTGCATATCACATtttcaccccccccccacacacacacactcaaggGGGGGGGGtgacagttaaagggttaaacatggaaaaagtcagattttcatgtcaGGCCCTTTAAACATGAAATGAGAAAAGAAGAATAAAGCATATAAAGTAGATACTCTATAAATGACACTTTATTGAATAAGACTGATGtaatgcattttgttttttgtttgtttctattgTTTACCTATTTCCTTAAAGCCACTTTCTATTTTGTGTAGCTCAACAATCTTTTGCTGACAGTCTTTGGTTTTACCCATTGCGATAAATGAATTTGTTACATCATATTTATTCTCCTGTGTAACTGGAAGATATGACTGTTGGGCAACATCATGTTTCTAGTCACCTTGATGtgctaagaaaatgtttatatcaatGGGAATATACTTCAGAAATATTTTACTGATAAaaaattttttgggggggtaaTTGTATCTTAGTGTAATTCCCCCCACACTTTTTCCCACAATTGTttaacatcatattttttatcatatatttaTTCAAACTCAAAATGAGAAACATTGTGGGTTTATTTTCACAGctttctttgctcatatttaccaaggggGGTAATATTTTTGTTCACAACTGctaccttaaaggtacacatCTCTAATAAAATGGTACATGGGACCTTTTTTTCTGGGTGTGTAAATCTTCACATTGTCTTGGCCTGCATTAAGACTGTGTTTAAGTCCTTTGATTTGTATTAGAAATTAAACATCTGAgacaatataatacaatatatttttgataccttgtttatttaaaatgtttttcattgaATAATCTCATAAAGAAGCATTCTTTTATAAATTggaaatattaaacaaataattgtAAATTTCAAACTTGTAAACTTTCAGGGAAGCAGGATCTTGTTCTTAAAAGCTATTGAACAAAAGGATTTTGCATTGAAGAATCCCACAGAGAACTGTGTTATTCTAAATTGGACATATTAAGCCAAAACTTTGCATTTCACCCTTGTAAAATGTTCTTGAGGGTTCAATACACATTTCCATCTTGTTTTAGAGTAGCAGGTTATTCTTAATTTGACATATAAGGGCCAAAACTTTATATTTAACCCTTGTAAAATATTCTTGAGGGTCCAATACATATTTTCTATCTTGTTTTAGAGTAGCAGGTTCTTGTTCTTAAGAGCTTTCGAGCAAAATGATTTTGCattgaagaataaataaattggACATATTAGGCAAATAATTGGTCATTTTAAACTTGTAATGTGTTCTTTGGAGTACAGTAAGCCCCTTGTTTCCAAAGCTATTAAATAAATAGTTGTATAGAGAATTCCCATAGATATAATGTGCTGTGATAAATAATCAATTCTAAGcaaataattgtacatttgAGAGTTGTATGTTCTTTGAAGTACAATGCTGATTTCCCATCATGCTTTTGACCAGTGAACCCATTGTttttaaagttattgaaaaataGAGTTGCATAGAGAATTCCCATGAAGAAATGTGCtgtcataaataataaatttaagcaaataattttatttttaaaagttgtaaTATGTTCTTTGGAGTACAATAGTCTAGTAGCCAGCCCATAGAGCCCCATTGTGAACCCGGAAATGTTGAGTACACCAAAGTTTTATTGCATGAATGGGAAGTATAGGTCCCCAACATACAGAAACTGCCGgatgctaatttgcatatgttgAGCAATTTGCATAATTAGCATAATTAGCATTATTAGCTTGATTGTCCATTTTGGTCACGTGTTTTGCGCTGTATGGCCAATTTCTGCGGTGTGTGGGTGGTTTTGGAGGTTTTGGAGGATTCTGATTTCATTTCTGCCACTTTCAGACTTCAAAATGGTAATTCTATAACAGATTTGGATTAATTTAgacactttttttattaattccgAACTAAATTTTAGGTTATTTTTATGGTAAACACTATACTCTCACATCTCAGAATCACAAGAACTCATGCTCTTTGATGTGAATGTTGATAACctcaatatgtttacatttcttGAGGTCTGGTcatgtttttatgcaaataagCTGTTGCAGTGAGCTGTTGTATATACAATAAGTATGTTGTGAAGCAAAGGAGCATAGTCTATTTTTAAAGTCGAAATTATCCTTGCcgatatttttatattcttaTATCATATGTTTTCACATTAAGATAAAAGGTTATAATGAGTTATAATGACAGTTTTGTTCAGTACATTGTGAATTTCTATTCAGATCCATTTTGTGAGTGAATCTGGTGTTCAAAAATTAGTtaccattattaaaaaaaaaagtattctttttttaaattcagaCTTCTTGTGATTTGATCAGGAatggattaaaaacatttgatattCAGTGTTCTTGCTGCTTTCTCAAGTTGTTGTGTAGTATTAATTTAACCATTCAGATCtaggtttaaaggacaagttcggtattttacacttaaagccctgttttcagattgtttatgatgaaatagaacggttttggctgaaatttcgacatatgcagctgccctgagaatttttgggtgtttgttgtttcacctcacacctctacaatgggtttaatggtgcactggaacaatcctttctaaaatgcattaaactttcgtttacaaagacgtgaaactcagcgagtggtcaggggtgttcactgatatgctcacacaaaaatcgctgcaaaagatgctatTTCACAATTTCATcgtaaacaatctgaaaacagggccttaagtgtaaaataccgaacttgtcctttaagtactTTCAAAACAAAGAGAAACGTTTTGATCAAGTCGAAATGTCAGGAAAGAAGTGTCTGTTTGCACCATGCAGTGGGAAAAATAGCgactttaaaatatctttacaATCAGAGGAACTCTGTAACCTTGGATGGAGCCCGTATGAAATTTACCAAAAGCGCAAAAGGCCCCCAGCAGTGAAAGCACTACCTCCTACAGAACGTAATATGCGCCTTCATGGAAGACGTGCCCACCTACAGGTGCTACTATGAAAATCAGCTGACCAGCCTGATCCACCGGTTGTGGATATCACCTTGTTTGGATGGGACAAGAAGATGTGTCTAAAGGAAGGAGAGGAACTGCTTATGCCCACACAGGATTCAAGTCCAGTTGCTCCTCCTGCATTGTTAGATGTTGTCAGCTGTGGTTTCAAAGCTGTGTTGAAACCTTGTACATCAGCAAAGTGCAGCTGTGTAGCTGCAGGTCTGGGCTGTACCAGTTATTGTTCTTGCAAAGGCAATGATGGTATATACTGCAACATCCTTACACAACAccaagaacacaaagaaagagatGAAGGGTCTGGAGAAGATGATGACAGAACAGAAGAGAATAGTGAAGATGATGTGGCTGCCATTTAATTAATTGTGAGGCATAGCAGTTTGTCTGAAGGTGGTAGCCAGTGTGTGCTTTGTGTGGTGCGGAGGTAAGGCCCTCTTGGTTAGCCTTCTGTCTGGCGGGCTGACCCGGGTTGCCCAGACTCAGTTTTAACTCTTCCGTTTGGCGGAGTTTTAACTGGGTCCTCGTTTGATTTTGCGACTTGCGGACCAACCTGGAAAGCACATCTGCTATTCTGGCATGGCCCTAGTGACTTGCGGGGCCTGTCTTGTATGGCATGTATATGTTGTATATTTACTTGTTTGCCTTGGTGCAGAGGTGAAGCCCTCTTGGTTAGCCTTGCGTTTGGCGAGCTGACCCGGGTTGCCCAGACTCAGTTTTAACTCTTGCGTCTGGCGAAGTTTTAGTTTACCCGATTACTATGTATCATACAGTTCCAGGATCCAAGTTATGTCAAATACCCGCATTGCTTTTTCATCCAGAAATGCATAACATTCAGCCTAACAAAGATTCATTGTTTATCCAAAAAGCTATTTTGAATCTTCAAAAGTGTCAGGAGGGGATTCAGCCTcactatgaatcaacatttataAGTGCACTCATGATTCTGAAATGTtagattattttatttaccataaaataacctaaaattatgactgaaagtaataaaaatttgaataaataaatcaaaatatgtaataaaattagctctttaaaatctgaaaatgcCAGAAATGAAATCAGCATCATCTAAAACCTCTAAAACCACTCACATATTGTAGAAATtggccatttagtgcaaaataTGTGGTCAAAATGGACGATTaagctaatattgctaattatgcaaattatgcaaattgctcaacatatgcaaattagcatcCGGTAGTTTCTGTATGTTGGGGACCTATACTTCCCATTCATGCAATAAAACTTTGGTGTACTCAACATTTCCGGGTTCACCTAGTTGGCTACTAGACTACAAGGCTGATTTCCCATCATGTTTTTGAGCAGTGACCATACTGTTTCTAAAGCTATAGGAAAACATAGAGTTGCATACAGAATTCCTACAGAAAACTGTGTTATTATAAATTGGACATATTAAGCAAAtcagtgcagtatagccacAAAGGCTATTTAACAATGAGCACAATTTGCTGGCCAATTTGCTGCCCTAGGCAAGATTTCACCTGGTGCCCTTTAGAATCACAGAATCACAATTGTGTTCCaatcattttgtttataaacttacacagaaacaaactgcacagctttgtcttgtttttctttattttgaaaatattttggaaacacccacaaacacacgcacacgaaAACATACACATAATACCCTGTTActcaggcatttgatcttgacatttttaaaatcttatatagatcttttttacatgtttcaacactgtacatttaacttaaaattagtgctgtcaatcgattaaaaaaaattaactaatTAATCGCACAATCTTTTgaaattaatcgcgattaatcgcaattaaaaGACAAACTTTTTggatatgtaaatgtaaaacgtaaataattaatgtaaacTCAAGACAAAGAAActatttaaattcaaaatatgatTGTTTATTGGAATTTTTGTTTAACTTGTAACACAGATTTTCTCATGTAAACAACATACCTGCAATAAACCATCAATATCCTCCAAATTAACTGTTGGCTTGAAAGCCATATTtattacagaaataaaaacaggCATGTAAGTGCCATTTGAATTTCAAAACAATcaatgcaaataaaaaacaaaaatgatttcCATGTTGAATTCTAAGTGGACTGCAAAAAAATTCCAAAGTATAGTCattgcaaatatggaaattggaaaatataataataataaaggaaTGAATACAAACAATTGTACTCATTGTAACGTTGTATTGCTGAGAGTTGAGAACATTAATTATGAAGTAGAAACTATTTTGCTTAGTCCTCCTTTACATTCAGCCAGTTGCTGAGACAGACCAGTCTGTTGACATTATCAGGGGACAATGTGGCCCTTTTCTTTTGAACGATGTGACCTGAGAGTGAGAACAGTCTCTCACAAGGCACCGTTGTAGCAGGGGTTGACAGATACTTGCATGCTATTGGTGCCAGCCTTGCATGTGTTGCTTCTCTCTTTTTCCACCACTGTAGTGGACAACCCTCCATGTGCAATTTGGGCTCTGCTTTGTAGCGGTTAAGACACTGTTCTATGGACTCTTCTTCTTCATCTGACTCTGAATCAGAAGAAACCAGCAAGACGGAGATCCTTCTCTTCTTTGGTGGCTGTTGGTCTGTTGTCTCTTTAGACTCTTGTTTTCCAGGACTCTGTGCCATTAACAGCTTGCTTAGTGAAGCCCACACCTCATTCCTTTCATCTTTGGGAAGACACTTTAGGTCTTTAAACCTTGGGTCAATTGCAGTAGCGAACTTCAGCCATGTGAGATTAGTGTTGTCCTTCCTTTTAGATAGGTCTGAAGTAAAATCATTTTTGAATTTTACTACATAGGCTGGATCATCCTCTGTGGACTCCATAATTTTGAACAAGTGGCACAAGGCTGGCAATACCACTGAGCAGGAGATGTACTGCTCTCCTCCCAGCAGTTCAGTTACATATCTGCAATGGAAAGCACAAGATGTTGCTATTAAATGCAAAGAAACTAATTTTGTGCCAGTATGTAACATGTACACTTACACTCTCACACtcactcattctctctctctctctctctctctcacacacacacacacacacacacacacacacacacacacacacacacacacacacacacacacacacacacacacacacacacacacacaattgtattttatttacattacattgtTCAACACCATATTTATTTCTTCTTCACCTTTAATAATGTTTAACACTAatcttaacttttttatttttgttttacgCAGCATGCCTTGGCAGCGGGCACACAGGCACACACAGATGGGGGATAGTGAAAACAGACAAGAGACAGAGAAAATAATATTAATCTACCTGCAAGGTTCAAGTAGTTCCTCCAGCTTTTGCAGTTTGGCGAGCTCCTGTGTAGTCAACATGGCAACATTGCTCTTTTGCTGAGCCAGGGTAGTGGTCAGTGGAGATTTGTTTCGCTGAATTCGCTTGGCCATCTCTAGGGTAGAATTCCATCTAGTCGTAACGTCCTGAACGAGAGATTCTTGTTTCTGTCCACATGCAACTTGCTGTTCCATTAGTTCGTGAGCGTTGGATGGACTATGCTTAAAGTGCCCAACGATCTTGCGACATTTAGCTAGGACACTTTCAAATCCACTGCCGTGAATGGAAACTGTGACAGTTCGTTGCAAAATGTGGGCCGTGCAGGGCAGGTGTTCAAATGGAAGTAGTCTCGCGGCAGCAACCATATTACGAGCACTGTCAGTGCCAAGTGTGCTTAACTTGTCCTCGATTTCCCATTCCCTTGCCACATCGAGAAAATGATCCGCACATGCCTCAGTGTACTGTCGTTCCTCAGTTTTAGACACGGTTAGTGCGAATGAATGCAATTTCCATTCTTTATCAACGAAGTGCGCTGTGATGCCTAAGTAGTTGTCATTGCTCACAGAAGTCCAGTGGTCCCCTGTCAGTGCGATGTGTGTCGCTTGCTGTAATGTGTTCATCCTCCGTGCCTTCTCATCGTCATACAAAGTGTGTATTTTTGACATGATGGTTCCTCTTGAGGGCATATTGTATGAAGCGTCTCCGGATGCAGTTCTTATGATGTCCCGCAGTCCATCGTCATCTACTATGTTGATGGGTCGGCAGTTTTTAGCTATCCAAATAACCAAAGCATTCATTACCTTATCACTTACAGATCTTGTCATTTTACCACGAACGCACTCCTGCAATTTACATTGGCGAGGCCCCGTAGAGATGGTTTCGGTGGGGTGTTTTGCTTTTAAGTGATATGCCAAAGACGAATTACTTCTGTGGTAATTAAATTCGGCTTTGCAAAATGCACAGATTACTTTTGTTTTATCCACAGAACCATCCGGCAGAGTTTTATACTGAAACTTTCCGTCTAAAACTCCTTCCTTGGTCTTATCCATATTTCTTTGCACGTTGAACACACATGGGCCACAAccggaaataaaaaaaactgcaacCGCGTTAATTgcgttaattttttttaacgcgttaaatatttcaaattaatcgCATGCGTTAACGCGCTAATTTTGACAGCactacttaaaatatttaattgtgtacaagaaaacagctcttattaatgaattattagtagCATGTTGTAGTGTCTCGGGAGATTGTGCTCATTGTTAAATAGCTTTgtggctatactgcactgaattcagcgaacgtcaagaacaaaaaaaaaaacaataaggcCAAGACGCGGG is a genomic window containing:
- the LOC129453311 gene encoding E3 SUMO-protein ligase ZBED1 — protein: MDKTKEGVLDGKFQYKTLPDGSVDKTKVICAFCKAEFNYHRSNSSLAYHLKAKHPTETISTGPRQCKLQECVRGKMTRSVSDKVMNALVIWIAKNCRPINIVDDDGLRDIIRTASGDASYNMPSRGTIMSKIHTLYDDEKARRMNTLQQATHIALTGDHWTSVSNDNYLGITAHFVDKEWKLHSFALTVSKTEERQYTEACADHFLDVAREWEIEDKLSTLGTDSARNMVAAARLLPFEHLPCTAHILQRTVTVSIHGSGFESVLAKCRKIVGHFKHSPSNAHELMEQQVACGQKQESLVQDVTTRWNSTLEMAKRIQRNKSPLTTTLAQQKSNVAMLTTQELAKLQKLEELLEPCRYVTELLGGEQYISCSVVLPALCHLFKIMESTEDDPAYVVKFKNDFTSDLSKRKDNTNLTWLKFATAIDPRFKDLKCLPKDERNEVWASLSKLLMAQSPGKQESKETTDQQPPKKRRISVLLVSSDSESDEEEESIEQCLNRYKAEPKLHMEGCPLQWWKKREATHARLAPIACKYLSTPATTVPCERLFSLSGHIVQKKRATLSPDNVNRLVCLSNWLNVKED